TCATGGAGCTTTATGCAGGACAATAAATATAACTTCACACCTTCCTTTGAGGCTTAATAATATTGTAGATTGGAAGCAGGTTCTATCTGTGCTTACAGATGTGAATTTCAAAGGCCCTTTCATGTTTGAAATCACTTCTTCTGAAGATTATAGAACTGTAATTAAAGATTGTCAGGAGTCAAAAGATTTGCTTATTAAGTGGCAAAGAGAAATAGATGGTAAAAGATGAAGAAAAAAGTAGTTAAAGCCCTGAGCATTGTAGAATATGATAACCCACCTATAGTAAGAGGTAAACACAAGTTTTTATATGAAGAGTTTAACAACAAAAAAATGCATTCTTTGAGGGGAAAATATAAATTAGATAAAGTTATTGCTTCAGGTAAAACAGAATTTAAAAAAATGTTGCTTCTTCGAGACTGGGTAAGTTCAAGATTTAATCACGGTTATTGCAAAAGATACAAGGGAGAGACGGCTCTTGATGTGTTGAAACGGGCAGAAAAAGGTGAATGTTTTACATGTGCAACCTTTGCTTCTGTGCTGGTAAGTTGTCTTACAAGTTTAGGTTTTGTAGCAAGAAACCTTACAATTGCACAAGATGAGACCGATTTTATAGGAAATAATACAAATATTGGTCATTGTGTAGCTGAAGTATGGTCAAACCAGTTTAGAAAATGGATAGTGCTTGATGCTGATACAAAAGCACATTTCGAAAAAGATGAAATGCCTCTCAGTGCCTATGAAGTTAGAAAATACTGGCTTGAGGGAAAATGGAAGGAAGTTGATTTTATTCAAGCCAAAAATCCTCCTAAAGTTGTAACAATGGGAAGCGATTTTAAAGAGGAGCAGCTTGAGAAAAATATAAAAAACTTCATGAAACATAACACCA
The window above is part of the bacterium genome. Proteins encoded here:
- a CDS encoding transglutaminase-like domain-containing protein, giving the protein MKKKVVKALSIVEYDNPPIVRGKHKFLYEEFNNKKMHSLRGKYKLDKVIASGKTEFKKMLLLRDWVSSRFNHGYCKRYKGETALDVLKRAEKGECFTCATFASVLVSCLTSLGFVARNLTIAQDETDFIGNNTNIGHCVAEVWSNQFRKWIVLDADTKAHFEKDEMPLSAYEVRKYWLEGKWKEVDFIQAKNPPKVVTMGSDFKEEQLEKNIKNFMKHNTMNYYHHIMVNMGNNRFSKKKYPITLNWVDEYCCPQIVRQNVAVDPSKRKHTDNIKDIYYTLNQAHISLSCHRASKGIPVPVLEVNIETETPWFDYFMVCIDKDNWRKRPERFTWRLKEGKNTIEAKPVNKFCREGVISKISVILREGDDE